A region from the Rhinoderma darwinii isolate aRhiDar2 chromosome 2, aRhiDar2.hap1, whole genome shotgun sequence genome encodes:
- the LOC142741858 gene encoding phosphatidylinositol polyphosphate 5-phosphatase type IV-like has product MPFWKKSKKYHVSQIPDKGNKMGDIPTMEEPNISLQKFSVIKDMADEKCSDLSHSKYCDITSKNTKKSAFSLLTHLRSKNIRKRNFGSSAVIGARELDRYFPDRRLRLYVATWNMEGKDYPQNVEDLLLPSDDTKDIYVIGVQEGFGALSKRIQDYKTITEGLRLPQIIPERINSNALDVTSRFDRVFWFGDLNFQLKEDRKNVESLLQKIEGKDMSSLLKHDHLNEAKNNGSIFLGFKEHTIDFLPTYKFDIGTDTYDTSAKQRIPSYTDRVLFKSQCEGDVRVLRYDSCPVLKTSDHRPVFGIFEVKIRPGSDDIPLAGGRFDRKIYVTGIRRKGQKK; this is encoded by the exons atgcccttttggaaaaaatctaagaaatatcatgtctcccaaattcctgataaaggaaataagatgggagacataccaactatggaggagcctaacatctcgctccagaagttttctgtcatcaaagatatggcagatgaaaaatgcagcgatcttagtcacagcaaatattgtgacattacgtcaaagaacaccaagaagagcgcattcagcctgctgacccacctgcgctccaaaaatatccgtaaaag aaactttggcagcagcgctgtgatcggcgctagagaactggatcgctatttcccagatagacggttgagactatatgttgccacctggaatatggagggaaag gattacccgcaaaatgtggaggatctgctgttaccatcagatgatacgaaagacatttatgttattggcgttcaggaaggat ttggggcactcagcaagaggatccaggactataaaaccatcactgagggtctccgtctgcctcaaattattccggaaagaatcaactccaatgcct tggacgtcaccagccgctttgatcgggtgttttggtttggagacctcaattttcaacttaaagaggacagaaaaaatgtggaatctcttctgcagaagatcgaaggaaaagatatgtccagtctcctcaaacacgaccatctgaatgaagccaagaacaatg ggtccatatttctagggttcaaggagcacactATTGATTttcttcctacatataagtttgacattggcacagacacctatgatacatcagcaaagcagagaattccatcatatacg gacagggtgttgtttaaaagccaatgtgagggagatgtgcgagtcctgagatacgactcttgccctgttttgaagacctcagaccaccgacctgtttttggcatctttgaagtaaagatcaggcccggttcagatga catccccttggctggtggacgctttgatcgtaaaatctatgtaacaggcattaggaggaaaggacaaaaaaagtag